Genomic segment of Eleutherodactylus coqui strain aEleCoq1 chromosome 1, aEleCoq1.hap1, whole genome shotgun sequence:
CATGCCCGGGCCGCTCCTGATGGAGATGGCAGTGGACAACGAGTGTTTCCTCGTACTATCAGCGTGTCGCATATAATGTCTGCGGAGCTGGCGGGCCGTGGTGGACCACAGTCCAGAAGAAAAGCTGTTTCCTAACAGGCAGCGTCCCGTCTCCCCCTTCAGCTGGTGGTATCTCCCGGAGAGGCGcgaccagggagcagcaggagaGCGGAGTTAGAGGCTGCTGCGAGCGGCTGGATGTGGAGGAGTCGCTGCTGGAGGAGAGCGCGCTGCCAGGACCCGCAGCAAACAAGGCACGAGTGCAGGTAAAGTGCCGGCGGCGGGGCTGCGGACGGCGGGGCTCCGCTGTCAACTTGTCCGCGGACTTGTGGCTTGTCAGGAGTTGCACAGTACTCCGGGCGGGGAGCGGTCCTGTGCGAGGGGGAAGGGGCACTCCGTAGGGTGTGGAGACTGTAACCTGAAGCCGGAGTACACCCCATGACAAGAGGAGAGAGATGCCCTGTGGTGCTGGGAGGGCGGCTGGCATGAAAGGCTGGGTTAGGAGCGCTGCCTTTACTTTGTCTCTGCCATGTCTGACTACTTTGTTCTCTTTCTTCAGGTTCCATTGTGGAAGTTCCTTCCGAGCCCGGAGACGTCTGCCAACAGTTCGGAGAATTTCAAATTCggtgcagtgtgaggagctggcgCTACGCTGTTCTGGCGTTGGGCGCTACGCTGCCCGCTGTTCTGCCTGTTGCAGTTGGGAATTAAATTGACAACGGACGGTGTGACGAAGCCGGCCATAAAGGGGAGCCCTGGGGATAAAGCACAGTAGTGGTGGAGATGCCTTCCTCTCGTGTACCCCCTGTCTTGGGGCTCTGGAGGAGGGGGCTTGGACAAGGCAGTGATAGATGTAGGTCCCTCTTCTTGGTCGCCGTTCTTCTTCATGCCTTGGGCAGTGTATGGTCCCAGTCGGAACAACAGACTCCATGCCCCACTTCCTGCGAGTGTTCGGATTTAGCCCGGACTGTAAAATGTGTGAACAAGAACCTACAGGAGGTCCCCAAGAAGCTTCCTTCCTACGTGAAGAACCTCTTCATCACCTACAACCACATCAACAGTTTGCAAGAGGAATCCTTCAAAGAAGTCTTAACTAACCTTACCAATCTTGGTCTCAGTAACAACCACCTCCAGGAGTTGGGCCAGAATACCTTCCGAAACCTTCCGGGTCTGAAGCATCTGGACCTTAGCAGCAATAAGTTGGCTAATATCAGTGACTTGTCCTTCCAGGTTGGTGGTGACCTTAGTAGTCCTCTCCTAGAGCTGAACCTTAGCAGTTCCCTCTACAACGAGTCCATGGTCTTCTTTGTGGCAGGAGCTTTGCAGAACGGCTCCTTACAGAACCTCCGAGAACTAGACCTCAGTGGGAACAACCTAATGTACTTACCGACGGGCATGTTCAGCTCCTTGCCCAGCCTAGAACACCTGAACCTGAGCAACAATTCTCTGGTCAGCCTCCGAGCTGGGCTCTTCAGCAACCTTGAGAGACTTGAGACTTTGGATCTGAGACATAATGCTTTAAAAAACCTGAGGAACGCAACCCTTCTAGATTTCTCCAGCCAACCTGGCTTGTCGGTGCTGCTCAGTGACAACAGCTGGGTCTGTGACTGCGAAATTGAACCTTTTCTCAGTTGGCTGAAGGACACGAAAATGGTGAAGAATTCATCCAGCTTGTTCTGCTCCTACCCGGAGAAGATGAGGAACGTTTCATTGCCTTCTGTCAAAATCTCTGAGCTGGAGTGCTTTACCTTTCCAAGTGACAGCAGCCTGCAGACCTCCTATGTCTTCCTCGGGCTAGTGCTGGCCCTTATAGGAGTCATCTTTCTGCTCGTCTTGTATCTAAACAGGAAAGGTATCAAAAAGTGGATTTACAACATCCGAGATGCCTGCAGAGATCACATGGAGGGCTACCACTACAGATACGAGATCAATGCAGACCCCCGGTTGACAAACTTGAGCACAAACTCTGATGTATAAAGCATATTTTTGTGGACCAGAGCAACACTTATCTATGCATGAACGTAATGTACAGATAATGCATTTAACCCTGAGCTCGCCCTCCTTCTCACTCCCTGCTCGAGGAATACAACATGACAAAGGTGTCTCCATGCAGGACTTCCGAATGCCTCCATCTGACTGTGAATTTATTGCTGCATTCTAATTTCCTTACTGTAGAGTCGGAACCTCGCATGCTCAGCATCCATACCGAACAGATGTCTTGTTGGACTGTTCACAGTAGAGCAGCAACCATACTTTGCTTACCTTTCATTTGCTTTCCTGTTGGTACCACTCATTGCCAATCCAGATACCAGTCAACGACAACTgcctcaagtttttttttttaatgatgcttAGTGAACCATTGGGTTGTGAGAATGCTTCCAAAGTTGCAATACTTAGCATGAATAACATGAGGACTTACACAGCAGCAtgtactgttttttttccctttttttaatgtttgagATCCTTAATTGGAAAACATGGAGAGTAATActtttgcacagttttttttgtaaaagataTGCAGTTTATATCAAGTCACTATTTCTATAAACTGCACCTGATTTTAATAACTGGGACTCCAATAaagaatatattaaagtaatcGGTGTGCGGATGTTTTCTGCCAACAGATCTTCCATGTACTTTGGTGGGTTTGGTACAGAAAGCAAGTGAGTGATACACAGTATTTCCAAGCCTTGTATACAGGAGGAGGATATGCGAAAAGTGCTTATTTTAGTAGTCCTTTTAACAATATATGTACATACGATGAAAGTCTGCAATAAGTCTGTATAAAAATacgtttttgtactttttttaatATATCCGTTTGCCAGTCTGTACAGAATAATGCAATGACCTGCAAAATGAACTATTTGTGTCCTGTTTTAAAGCATAACAGTAAAATGGAAATATGTCATATCCATAGGGTGACTAATAGTGTGTGATTTTTAAAGGGCCGGAAACCTTTCGATGTTCTGTGTGCAAATGTTCTTCCAACAGTGTTTATTGGTGGTGGTCTCTGCTCTGCATGAGAATGTTTTATACTGTGGTGGGGCAATGCATGTGCTTATTTCTCTGCTAGTAATTATCAGAAGGGGTTCGAATCCCGTTCACCCAATGCTAGCTtggatcttttatttttttttttataccagttTTTTATCATTCTTTGGCCCTGTGTAATTTTAAATGACTTCTGTAACTTTGCCAAGGATTTTagtgtaattttttttgcaaatacctAAACTAGATTTAAAAGTGAATCGAAATAAATATAATGTAAAAATGTGTCATTCTCTTACTATGCAGATGTGAACTTAAAGTTCAATCACAGTTTCTGGAAGTTTAATAGGAAATCTGTGAGCTTCATACATAATAATGGAATAATGTTCCACTTAATCTTTAGGCTTCTTTGAATTAAAATGTAAATGCTAATGTCAAGTTGATGTTGGTCATCAACATATAAATTGTGTCTTAGACCGTATACTAGTAGATTGTAACTATTTTTGGTTAAGTCTACTAAGTCAGTAATTACCTCCCCAATGTACAACAAAAGAATGTAATCTCCGCAGCTTTTCATGCCTACCCTGATATACTAATCCCACCTGAGTTTTAAGGCCAGGGTACAATTGGGaatgtattgggggggggggggggtgttactatAATACCCTCTCATAATCAGTTGGGTTTAGGGGGGGAAATAAACTGCCTAAACTTCACAGTAGAAATATCACATGAACCACCTTGAGGGAGGTTTGTTATTTGCTTCCGGTCATCCTTTCCCCCCTGTATTTGTACTGTTCAGAATATCATCATGTCTGTTGGGCTTTGTGACAAGGTTACAATGTAGGTTTTGCTAGTGATACTAATGTAACAGCCGTCGTTCTCTTAAATGGTATGTCTGAATATTCTGTACAAATTCATCATTCTGCATCTCTGATCTCTGTCATTGAGCAATTTATCAACTGCCATGAAGCTGAGATTATTGGTGAGAGTTAGTAGTTAGCAGAGTAGTACATTGTGTGTCTGAAGGATCGATCTAGTGATTTAGAAGAAGAGTTCAATAGTATACCTTATCCTTAATCTGGTTGAGCATTGTTTTGTCTTCCTTGTCAATGTGATCACTGATTGAAGTGGCAGTAAATCAGAAGTATCACTTTGAATCGATGATGAAATCCCGGCCGAAACAGTATGACTATGCAATGTTCTGTTTTCAAGCTGTAAAGAACTTTGCGTAAATGTCCTCCTATGCTGTAAGATTTCTATTCGCTGTGACTTGCCCAGGACCGTATACTGTGTCTCGGGGTAGACATAAATTCAGACTTACGGTAAGCAAAAGTTGTTATTTCGGAAGGATAAAGTGAACAAGCTGGCAAAACCGAGTTGTAAATCTACTCATGTACTATATTTGCTGGCAAAGTTTTTGGTGTTGTGTAAGGTAATGGGGAGGATGAGTAAATTAGGCGTATGTCTATTTGGTTcttttgttaaagaaaaaaaaaaataccaccacTTGGCCATGCTGAGGCGGGTAGTCTGTTCTCTTAACTATATtcctgagaatttttttttttttacgcaatggTCGATGATCTAGATGACTATTTATACCTTTTTGATGTTTTCCCATCTTGAAAGAAACAGCAGTACTGGGGTTTTATCActcattgtgattttttttatttattttttttaacatgtcatAGTGTTTATAAGTTaccaatatttttttcttcttgtgtttATAAATCTTACTTTTCACACTTGAGTTTTGAGCACCTTGACATGAATAACAAATCTCCCAGCTGAACAACCCAATGCTTGTATTTTATTTAAGTTGACACCCTAATGTATTTCACgggacacatttctggataataAAACCTGTTCTTGCTCCGAGGCATCTCCATTGGGATGATCTGTGGTGTGTTAGTTTATTCGGAGCCTGCAGATGTCACTGTTGATGCTTACGTTAAAAAGGAAATCGAGCTAAAAGATGTTTAATGTTAACAAGTTCAAGATGCAGAATATCACCGCTAAATACTAAACGGAACTCGGCTCTGACTGTATTCATTTTACGGCTCTCCAGCTTATTTCCCACACTTGATGAATGTATCTTCCACAGACGGAATGACAAACAACTGTTGTCT
This window contains:
- the TPBG gene encoding trophoblast glycoprotein translates to MPSSRVPPVLGLWRRGLGQGSDRCRSLFLVAVLLHALGSVWSQSEQQTPCPTSCECSDLARTVKCVNKNLQEVPKKLPSYVKNLFITYNHINSLQEESFKEVLTNLTNLGLSNNHLQELGQNTFRNLPGLKHLDLSSNKLANISDLSFQVGGDLSSPLLELNLSSSLYNESMVFFVAGALQNGSLQNLRELDLSGNNLMYLPTGMFSSLPSLEHLNLSNNSLVSLRAGLFSNLERLETLDLRHNALKNLRNATLLDFSSQPGLSVLLSDNSWVCDCEIEPFLSWLKDTKMVKNSSSLFCSYPEKMRNVSLPSVKISELECFTFPSDSSLQTSYVFLGLVLALIGVIFLLVLYLNRKGIKKWIYNIRDACRDHMEGYHYRYEINADPRLTNLSTNSDV